One genomic window of Caenorhabditis elegans chromosome I includes the following:
- the nmy-2 gene encoding Myosin-11 (Confirmed by transcript evidence): MTSSRQKDDEIDQLRAKTDFLNPSISADWAKKKLMWVPSEKDGFALGAVIGEPHADGTIDIELMETGERQRVSSDDCQKPNPPKYDKCEDMSMLTCLNEASVLHNLKQRYFSNLYYTYSGLFCVVINPYKRIPIYTDTIAEQFKCKKRKEMPPHIFAVADEAYRSMLQERDDQSILCTGESGAGKTENTKKVIQYLAYVANRSMVKNRKTSVDLDTSTNRIMGQLEEQLLQANPILEAFGNSKTVKNDNSSRFGKFIRVHFDSTGCISGANIEFYLLEKSRVLKQAPNERSFHIFYQLLKGLSKVQREHYLLEDSLSKYKFVSNGDSKLAGVDDGAEMKETLNAMSIMGLNDEEIGGILRVVSAVMLFGNLEFSHENKNNDQAVLLNDAVAQKIASLLGVNVTELMRAFLKPKIKVQRDLVHRAQSVDQVNFSVGAIAKASYERLFRWLVHRLNKSLDRTRQQSVSFIGILDIAGFEIFETNSFEQLCINYTNEKLQQLFNNTMFVREQQEYLDEGLEWKFLDFGLNLQPTIDLIDKPMGIMSTLDDVCLFPQGNDQSFVQRLNNTHSQHPKYVVPEIRSRSDFAVVHYAGRVDYQSEGWRVKNMDPLNENVIDVLKTSKESLIVDMWKDIADVCSLSAADSTSDTGVFGSRVPKKGMFRTVSQLYKEQLARLMSTLNNTNPHFVRCIIPNHEKKHGVLNAHLVLDQLRCNGVLEGIRICRQGFPTRLPFQEFRQRYEKLLAPDVNPAGFMDGKNAVYRIVQYLEVDANLFRIGQSKIFFRSGVIAEFEEMRDQKLSALIESFQAQCRGWLGRRVMVRRREQEVAIKILQRNGLAWMRLREWQWWRLLTKVKPLLEVTNKDELIAEREQELKVTAEKLRRSEVFISDYKQQMEKMDEERLVLKTRLDAESSERAEIFEERSRMAARRDELEGILEEVSKRLEIEEQKAKKADSESRKLTEMVRHLEENLEDEERSRQKLLLEKNSIESRLKELEAQGLELEDSGNKLSKEKKALEERCEDLSSRLIDEVERSKQLVKAKARLEATVAEINDELEKEKQQRHNAETARRAAETQLREEQESCLEKTRKAEELTNQLMRKESELSQISIRNDEELAARQQLEREIREIRAQLDDAIEETNKEKAARQKAEKARRDMAEELESYKQELEESNDKTVLHSQLKAKRDEEYAHLQKQLEETVKSSEEVVEEMKAQNQKKIEELNETIDQLKRQKISADKAKSSAESDNENFRAELSNIASARLEAEKKRKAAETSLMEKDHKMREMQSNLDDLMAKLSKMNNELESIQKAKSADETLNSNLLKKNASLDMQLSELTEASEEDRRTRATLNNKIRQLEEDLAVAVEARDDALDAQEKIEKEVKEVKSLLAEARKKLDEENREVMEELRKKKEKELSAEKERADMAEQARDKAERAKKKAIQEAEDVQKELTDVVAATREMERKMRKFDQQLAEERNNTLLAQQERDMAHQMLRDAETKALVLSNELSEKKDIVDQLEKDKRTLKLEIDNLASTKDDAGKNVYELEKTKRRLDEELSRAEQQIIELEDALQLADDARSRVEVNMQAMRSEFERQLASREEDEDDRKKGLTSKIRNLTEELESEQRARQAAIANKKKIESQISELTEKNEASLRQIEDLSRQLRKAQLGWKDLQLDVTEARAAMEDALAGQRDAEKRARASEDEIKRLTADIQAVSSSKRKAEAERDELIEEVSSLRASSFSNEEKRRLEAKVIDLEDQLDEEASANELAQEKVRKSQQQLEQMTADLAMERSVCERTESDKIALERANRDLKQQLQDAENTAVARLRTQINVAEAKVSSLEQQLSLEEQDKMRQGRTLRRMETKMAEMQQMLEEEKRQGESNRQAVDRQNARIRQLRTQLEDTEAERDRLTNKLKDERRRAEEMTDLNETLSRDVSLLKQRETTARRTPGLIGHRESRRFGSNTSLARDEFRGSALTNEMSPSDRPASRLTSGTGSQLGNTDEDRDSVRN; this comes from the exons ATGACATCATCTCGACAAAAAGATGATGAGATTGACCAATTGAGA gccaagaCAGACTTCCTCAATCCATCGATTTCGGCAGATTgggcgaaaaaaaagttgatgtgGGTACCCAGTGAGAAGGATGGATTCGCACTTGGAGCTGTCATCGGGGAACCACATGCAGACGGAACTATCGACATTGAGCTTATGGAGACTGGCGAACGGCAGCGTGTTTCGTCTGATGATTGCCAGAAGCCAAATCCTCCGAAATATGACAAATGCGAGGATATGTCAATGCTGACGTGTCTGAATGAAGCGTCGGTTCTTCATAATCTAAAGCAACGATATTTCTCGAATCTCTACTAC acatacTCTGGCTTGTTCTGCGTTGTAATAAATCCATACAAACGAATTCCAATCTACACGGATACAATTGCTGAACAGTTCAAATGCAAAAAGAGAAAGGAGATGCCACCACACATATTTGCTGTTGCCGATGAAGCCTACCGCAGCATGCTTCAAGAACGAGATGATCAGTCAATTCTCTGCAC tggaGAATCGGGAGCTGGAAAGactgaaaatacaaagaaaGTGATTCAGTATTTGGCTTATGTGGCAAATCGGTCGATGGTGAAGAATCGGAAGACTTCCGTTGATCTGGACACATCTACAAACCGGATCATGGGCCAGCTTGAGGAACAGCTTTTGCAAGCAAATCCCATACTCGAGGCTTTCGGAAACAGTAAGACAGTGAAGAACGATAATTCCAGTAGATTT ggaaAGTTCATTCGCGTTCATTTCGACAGCACAGGGTGCATTTCTGGAGcgaatattgaattttatctTCTGGAGAAATCTCGCGTGCTGAAACAAGCTCCCAATGAGCGATCGTTCCACATTTTCTACCAGTTGCTGAAAGGACTCTCAAAAGTACAGAGAG aacattatCTCCTAGAAGACAGCCTATCCAAGTACAAGTTTGTCTCAAATGGTGACAGTAAATTGGCTGGAGTTGATGATGGAGCAGAGATGAAGGAAACACTGAATGCCATGTCAATTATGGGATTGAACGACGAAGAGATTGGAGGAATACTTAGAGTTGTCTCGGCAGTTATGCTCTTTggaaatcttgaattttctcaCGAAAACAAGAATAACGATCAGGCTGTTCTGCTCAATGACGCtgttgctcaaaaaatcgCTTCACTTCTCGGAGTCAATGTTACCGAATTGATGCGTGCATTCTTGAAGCCAAAAATCAAGGTTCAAAGGGATTTGGTCCATCGAGCTCAAAGCGTAGACCAAGTCAATTTCTCTGTGGGAGCCATTGCGAAGGCCTCGTATGAGCGACTCTTCAGATGGTTGGTTCATCGCCTCAACAAATCTCTCGATCGGACCCGTCAACAATCTGTCAGCTTTATCGGAATTCTTGATATTgctggttttgaaatttttgaaacaaactcATTCGAGCAGCTATGTATCAACTACACTAACGAGAAACTTCAACAACTCTTCAACAATACAATGTTCGTTCGTGAACAGCAAGAATATCTTGATGAAGGATTGGAGTGGAAGTTCTTGGATTTCGGCCTCAATCTTCAACCGACTATTGACTTGATTGATAAGCCTATGGGAATCATGTCAACTCTTGATGATGTTTGTCTATTCCCACAAGGAAATGATCAATCATTTGTTCAACGCCTCAATAACACTCATTCTCAACATCCGAAGTACGTCGTTCCAGAGATTCGCTCACGAAGCGATTTTGCCGTTGTTCATTATGCGGGCCGAGTCGACTATCAATCTGAAGGTTGGCGCGTGAAAAACATGGATCCATTGAATGAGAATGTGATTGATGTGCTCAAAACTTCAAAGGAATCTCTTATTGTCGACATGTGGAAAGATATCGCTGATGTTTGCAGTTTGTCAGCTGCTGACAGTACTTCAGATACCGGAGTATTTGGATCTCGTGTTCCAAAGAAGGGAATGTTCCGTACTGTTTCTCAACTTTACAAAGAACAATTGGCTCGTCTTATGAGTACTCTCAATAACACCAATCCTCACTTTGTTCGCTGCATCATTCCAAATCACGAAAAGAAACATGGAGTTCTCAACGCTCATCTTGTTCTTGATCAATTAAGATGCAACGGAGTGTTGGAAGGAATTCGTATATGCCGTCAAGGATTCCCTACGCGGCTCCCGTTCCAAGAATTCCGTCAACGCTACGAGAAACTTCTTGCCCCTGATGTCAACCCAGCTGGATTCATGGACGGTAAAAACGCCGTTTATCGTATTGTTCAATATCTGGAAGTTGACGCCAACCTCTTCCGTATTGGTCAATCTAAGATCTTCTTCCGTTCTGGAGTTATAGCTGAGTTTGAGGAGATGCGTGATCAGAAGCTTTCCGCTCTTATTGAATCTTTCCAAGCTCAATGTCGTGGATGGCTAGGACGCCGAGTGATGGTACGCAGACGAGAACAAGAAGTTGCTatcaaaattcttcaaagaAATGGTTTGGCATGGATGAGACTGCGTGAATGGCAATGGTGGAGACTTCTGACCAAAGTGAAGCCACTTCTCGAAGTTACCAACAAAGACGAATTAATTGCTGAGCGAGAACAAGAACTGAAAGTGACAGCTGAAAAGCTTCGTAGATCCGAGGTATTCATCTCCGATTACAAgcaacaaatggaaaaaatggacgAGGAGCGGCTGGTTTTAAAGACGAGACTCGATGCTGAATCGTCTGAGAGAGCTGAAATATTTGAGGAACGTTCCCGAATGGCTGCTCGGAGAGACGAACTTGAAGGAATCCTTGAAGAAGTTTCGAAGAGACTGGAGATCGAAGAGCAAAAGGCAAAGAAGGCTGATTCTGAATCCCGAAAATTGACGGAGATGGTTAGACATCTCGAAGAGAATCTTGAAGATGAAGAAAGAAGCCGTCAGAAATTGttgctcgaaaaaaattcaattgaatctCGGTTGAAGGAACTGGAAGCACAAGGACTCGAGCTTGAAGATTCTGGAAACAAG TTGTCGAAAGAAAAGAAGGCTTTGGAAGAACGCTGTGAAGATCTTTCGTCACGTTTAATTGACGAGGTTGAACGATCGAAACAATTGGTCAAGGCAAAGGCTCGCCTGGAAGCTACGGTTGCAGAGATAAACGATGAAttggaaaa agagaAGCAGCAGAGACATAATGCCGAAACAGCTCGTCGTGCTGCCGAAACACAGCTCCGCGAGGAACAAGAATCATGCCTGGAAAAGACTCGTAAAGCGGAAGAGTTGACAAATCAGCTGATGCGCAAAGAGTCGGAATTGTCGCAAATAAGCATTCG GAACGACGAAGAACTCGCAGCTCGGCAACAGTTAGAACGTGAAATTCGGGAAATTCGTGCACAGCTTGACGATGCAATTGAGGAGACAAACAAGGAGAAAGCTGCTCGTCAGAAAGCAGAGAAAGCTCGTCGAGATATGGCTGAAGAATTGGAATCCTACAAGCAAGAATTGGAAGAATCCAATGATAAAACCGTTCTCCACTCGCAACTCAAAGCTAAACGAGATGAAGAGTATGCTCATTTGCAG aaacaactTGAGGAAACAGTCAAATCTTCTGAAGAAGTTGTGGAGGAAATGAAGGCTCAGAATCAGAAAAAGATTGAGGAGTTGAATGAGACGATCGATCAGTTGAAACGTCAGAAAATTTCG GCTGACAAGGCAAAATCTTCTGCTGAATCTGATAACGAGAACTTCCGTGCCGAGCTGTCCAACATAGCATCGGCTCGTCTGGAGGCGGAAAAGAAGCGGAAAGCGGCCGAGACGTCGTTGATGGAGAAGGATCATAAGATGCGTGAAATGCAGTCAAATCTTGATGATCTTATGGCTAAGTTATCGAAG ATGAACAACGAGCTTGAAAGCATTCAAAAAGCAAAGAGTGCTGACGAAACTCTGAATTCTAACCTTCTCAAGAAGAATGCTTCACTCGACATGCAGTTGTCTGAGCTTACTGAAGCTTCTGAGGAAGATCGTCGAACTAGAGCCACgttaaacaataaaattcgTCAGCTCGAAGAAGATCTTGCGGTTGCTGTTGAAGCCAGAGATGACGCACTTGACGCACAAGAAAAGATCGAAAAAGAGGTCAAAGAAGTCAAATCTCTGTTGGCCGAGGCTAGAAAGAAGTTGGATGAGGAAAATAGAGAGGTGATGGAAGAATTGcggaagaagaaggagaaggagTTGTCAGCCGAGAAAGAGCGGGCCGACATGGCTGAACAAGCAAGAGATAAGGCTGAACGGGCCAAGAAGAAGGCTATCCAGGAGGCTGAGGACGTGCAAAAAGAGTTGACTGATGTGGTGGCCGCAACTAGAGAGATGGAGAGAAAAATGAGGAAGTTTGATCAACAGCTCGCCGAGGAGAGAAACAACACTTTGCTCGCTCAGCAAGAAAGAGATATGGCTCATCAAATGCTACGTGATGCAGAGACGAAGGCTCTGGTGTTGTCAAATGAATTATCCGAGAAAAAGGATATTGTGGATCAGTTAGAAAAGGACAAACGGACTCTCAAACTAGAGATTGACAATTTG GCCTCCACCAAGGATGATGCTGGAAAGAATGTTTACGAGTTGGAGAAGACGAAACGTCGCCTTGATGAAGAGTTGAGTCGTGCGGAACAACAAATCATTGAACTAGAAGATGCTCTCCAACTTGCTGATGATGCTAGAAGCAGAGTTGAAGTCAACATGCAAGCAATGAGATCCGAGTTCGAACGTCAATTAGCCTCTCGCGAAGAAGATGAGGATGATCGTAAGAAGGGACTCACTTCTAAAATCCGAAATCTTACCGAAGAGCTTGAATCTGAACAACGTGCTCGTCAAGCTGCAATTGCCAACAAGAAGAAGATCGAATCTCAAATCAGCGAGTTGACTGAAAAGAACGAAGCTTCTTTGAGACAAATCGAAGATCTTTCGCGTCAGCTTCGCAAAGCCCAACTGGGATGGAAAGATCTCCAGCTGGATGTTACAGAAGCTCGTGCTGCCATGGAAGATGCTCTTGCTGGacaaagagacgcagagaagagAGCTCGGGCTTCGGAGGATGAGATCAAGAGACTCACCGCCGATATTCAAGCTGTCAGCTCTTCAAAACGTAAAGCAGAAGCTGAGCGCGATGAACTCATTGAAGAAGTTTCTAGTCTTCGCGCTTCCTCATTCAGTAATGAGGAGAAGAGACGTCTTGAAGCAAAGGTAATTGATTTGGAAGACCAACTCGACGAGGAGGCTTCGGCAAATGAATTGGCACAAGAGAAGGTTCGCAAGTCACAACAGCAACTAGAACAAATGACAGCTGATCTTGCAATGGAAAGAAGTGTTTGTGAGAGAACAGAATCAGATAAAATTGCATTGGAACGTGCGAATCGTGATTTGAAGCAACAACTTCAAGATGCTGAAA ATACCGCTGTGGCTCGTCTTCGTACACAAATCAACGTTGCGGAAGCCAAAGTTTCCAGTCTTGAGCAACAGCTTTCATTGGAAGAGCAGGATAAGATGCGTCAAGGCAGAACCCTGCGACGAATGGAAACGAAAATGGCAGAGATGCAGCAAATGCTCGAGGAAGAGAAGAGACAAGGTGAAAGTAATCGTCAGGCTGTTGATCGTCAGAATGCTAGAATCCGTCAACTTCGTACACAGTTGGAAGATACTGAGGCAGAGCGAGACCGTTTGACAAACAAGTTGAAGGACGAGCGGAGAAGAGCTGAAGAGATGACTGATCTCAATGAGACACTCTCCAGAGATGTTTCTTTATTGAAACAGCGTGAAACGACAGCTCGTAGAACACCTGGATTGATTGGACATCGTGAATCGAGAAGATTTGGAAGCAACACCAGCCTTGCACGAg atgaatTCCGTGGATCAGCTCTCACAAACGAAATGTCACCATCTGACCGTCCAGCTTCTCGTCTCACATCTGGAACCGGATCCCAACTTGGCAACACCGATGAAGACCGCGACTCAGTTCGCAACTAA